The segment CGAATTTCAGATTGAGAtgaaagtaaatattaaaaaaaaaaaaaaaaagaagtaaaattttaagcaatttaaaaacaaacaccACCAGTTTTAAATCATACAAAAGACCCAAAATTCATAGAAGGACGGACGCCCTAGTATGACCTCTACTATGACTACACAACTCCTAAATGCATCTGTTTGTACATGATTTCGATTGTGATGTTTTTTTGGTCGTAgtccaaaattcaaaacttcgAAAAATTAAGTGGATCGAAATTAACATTTTGGTATGGCGTTATTCAGTTGGTGTTCAAGGGTCCGGGGATAGAGATAGCTCACCGAACCACTCTTGAGATACTCGACATACTAATGAGCTATCCATGGGAAGCAAAGGCAATTCTATGTCTAGTAGCATTTGGCAGTGATTATGGACATCTATGGCACCTCAACCATCATTCCCATATCGACCCACTTGCAAAAACCTTAGCAAACATCCACCAATCCGCATCATTGAAAAAACACTTAGACTCCTTCAAGTATCGCCAAGTGGTTTTCAGCTCAAGAAGTCTCATTTTCTTGTGCCTTCAAGTCATCAAACTCATGAACCAAATAAGACTCTTCTCCAAATTTGATACCAAGGAGATTCCCGAGCTGGCTTCTGCCCTTCGTCAAATCCCTCTTTTTACTTATTGGGTTATACACACAATCGTTGCTTCCACCGCTGAAATCTCAAGCTATCTCACAAATACCGAGTAAGTTCCTGTTACAcgaatacgactctccacaatggtatcatattgtccactttgagtataagctctcgtggctttattttgggcttcccccacaaggtctcgtaccaatgaagagagtatttcttaattataaatgaaattataaattcatgatcattccctaaattaattgatgtgggacttttatccAACCGTTTCAATTATGTAATTTTGATGATGTTTTTGATGGATTTCAGGGGCCAATCACAAATTTACTTGAATGAATTGAATGAGAGGCTTAATGCTATCCTCAACATACTTGGagattatttgaatatttttcaagAACAGCTAGGttgattattatattaaagcttgattttttgtttatttattaagatttatgTTCCTTGATTATTGATGTTGAAAATGCTTGGTTTTGTGTGGTGCAGGGGAGATTAATCTATTTAGGTGGCTTATTGATCATATTGATCTGTTTCCTACTGAAATAACGTTAGTTGTGTCTAAGCTGCTTGAAGGCAAGGTTAATGCTAAGCCTTTGATAAATTGTTCCACTCTCATGGAGGTAAGTTATGCATATCATTTATTCatgcttgtttttttttttttttagcttttcttGGTCGATGGAATATGCTTCAACCAATCGATATATACTCAGTTAGAGATGTCCATGGAACAGGATGGGGATGTAGAAGCCTTTTCCATCTTCGTCTCTATctcctatttcaatttttatccttgtgaaactttcaatttatttttgcgAAGACCGAGATGGagcgtgagatctcacatcggttgggaggaaaacaaagcattctctacaagagtgtgaaaactctccctagcatatacattttaaaaacgttgaagAAAAGTTCGAAacgaaaaatccaaaaaacgACAagctaacggtggacttggacttggactgttatatGGAAAAATTCTTCATAAAAAATAGATCACTGAATTTCTATCGACTTCCCCTCTTATTCTCCCACTTAAACAGTGAGACGAGTCCTAGGCCATTTAGGTTAAATGGATATCTCTATGCTCCATATCAATTTATCTACCTTATTTGGatctaaaatttgattttctttaatatatgtatttttatagGAAAAAATCGAAGATGCATTGAGAGAGAAGAACGTAATATTACTTATTTCTGGATTGGAAATTTCAAATGATGACATTCGAGCTCTGAACTTATTGTACGATGAGTTGAAAAGAGAAGATAATTACAAGATCGTATGGATTCCTATGATCAATCCCCAAAGTAATGATGAAGAAGCTCGTAAAAAATACGAGCTGGTGAGGTCAACAATGAAATGGTATGCGGTGCAATATACCACAAAAATTGCTGGATTAAGATTCTTAGAAGAAATTTGGCAAGTTAGAGAGGATGCTTTAATGGTTGTTCTTGACTCAAAATCAAAGgtgaaattttcaaatgcaATTCACTTGCTTCGTGTTTGGGGAAACAATGCCATTCCCTTTACAGTTGAGAGAGCAAATGCTTTATTGAGGAAGAATTGGCCTGAATCAACCATTGTGAAGTTCATCAACCAACCAAGATTACAAAGCTGGGTATGCAATTTCTATTCGCATTTTGTATTCgtatttgttggatgatgaaagttttacatcggctaatttaggaaatgatcatgggtttataagtgaggaatactatctttattggtatgaggcgttttggggaagcccaaagcaaaaccatgagagcttatgctcaaagtggacaatatcataccattgtggagagtcgtgttcgtctaacatggtatcagagtcatgctctaaacttaaccatgtcaatagagtccgaggccttttggggaagcccaaaacaaagccatgagagcttatgctcaaatggacaatatcataccattgtggagagccatgtttgtctaacatggtatcagagtcatgccctacacttaaccatgccaatagattggcAAATCCtcctaaacttaaccatgccaatagattggcAAATCCtcctaaacttaaccatgccaatagattggcAAATCCtcaaagtcccacatcggctagaGAGCcatgttcgtctaacatggtatcagagccatgccctaaacttaaccatgccaatagattggcAAATCCtcaaagtcccacatcggctaatttagaaaatgatcatgggtttataagtgagaagccatgagagcttatgctcaaagtccCAATAGAGTCCCACCTCGGCTagtttaggaaatgatcatgggtttgtAAGTGagaagccatgagagcttatgctcaaagtggacaatatcatactattgtggagagtcgaggttatgctcaaagtggacaatatcatactattgtggagagtcgaggttatgctcaaagtggacaatatcatactattgtggagagtcgaggttatgctcaaagtggacaatatcatactattgtggagagtcgaggttatgctcaaagtggacaatatcatactattgtggagagtcgaggttatgctcaaagtggacaatatcatactattgtggagagtcgaggttatgctcaaagtggacaatatcatactattgtggagagtcgaggttatgctcaaagtggacaatatcatactattgtggagagtcgaggttatgctcaaagtggacaatatcatactattgtggagagtcgaggttatgctcaaagtggacaatatcatactattgtggagagtcgagcttatgctcaaagtggacaatatcatactattgtggagatattcatatttaatacATCTCTAAACGTTTAGAGCTCTCGTTTTACCAGATTGATCAAGAAAGGAGTATCATATTCTATGGAGGAAAAGATCAAGATTGGATCCAACGATTTGAAGAGAAAGTGGTGGACATAAAGAACGATAGATCAATGAGAGACAATGGAATAAATTTCGAAATTGTTCGTATAGGAAACAATATAGACAACAATAATGCTGCATTCATGTCTCGTTTTTGGATCACACAATGGGGATTTTTTATAGTCAAAAGTCAATTGAGTGGGTCAAGTGCGAGTGAAACTACAGAAGACATCCTACGATTGATTTCTTACGAAAATGAAAACGGTTGGGCTGTTCTTACGGTTGGGTCAGCGCCTTTGCTTGTGGGTCGTGGAAACCTGATTGTTAGAGTGTTTGAAGATTTTAAGCGAtggaaaaagaatttgaacctaAAGGGTTTCCCGAATGCTTTCCATGATTATTTCAATGAGATGGCTCTCCAGACTCATCAGTGTGAGCGAGTGACTCTTCCAGGGTTTAGTGGGT is part of the Cucurbita pepo subsp. pepo cultivar mu-cu-16 chromosome LG12, ASM280686v2, whole genome shotgun sequence genome and harbors:
- the LOC111806394 gene encoding protein SIEVE ELEMENT OCCLUSION B-like; this translates as MSVLAPKIPSTPMANPRLQTHKDELSLKNLSDEVVAGHIYSKHRDDDTVKIDVNNYISFLESIFANVDQIHQASFQGHDGRVIFSEDSYKANVTIDPPLDILQKISIKLVFKGPGIEIAHRTTLEILDILMSYPWEAKAILCLVAFGSDYGHLWHLNHHSHIDPLAKTLANIHQSASLKKHLDSFKYRQVVFSSRSLIFLCLQVIKLMNQIRLFSKFDTKEIPELASALRQIPLFTYWVIHTIVASTAEISSYLTNTEGQSQIYLNELNERLNAILNILGDYLNIFQEQLGEINLFRWLIDHIDLFPTEITLVVSKLLEGKVNAKPLINCSTLMEEKIEDALREKNVILLISGLEISNDDIRALNLLYDELKREDNYKIVWIPMINPQSNDEEARKKYELVRSTMKWYAVQYTTKIAGLRFLEEIWQVREDALMVVLDSKSKVKFSNAIHLLRVWGNNAIPFTVERANALLRKNWPESTIVKFINQPRLQSWIDQERSIIFYGGKDQDWIQRFEEKVVDIKNDRSMRDNGINFEIVRIGNNIDNNNAAFMSRFWITQWGFFIVKSQLSGSSASETTEDILRLISYENENGWAVLTVGSAPLLVGRGNLIVRVFEDFKRWKKNLNLKGFPNAFHDYFNEMALQTHQCERVTLPGFSGWIPMIVNCPECPRFMETGINFNCCHGRNPNN